In Solanum pennellii chromosome 3, SPENNV200, a single window of DNA contains:
- the LOC107012369 gene encoding uncharacterized protein LOC107012369, translated as MNTSSSIIFKFVAFLVIFSSFSTHVLSTLQANQTFRPKEELLKLKKIKGYLKKINKRPVRTIKSPDGDLIDCVLSHLQPAFDHPQLKGMKPLEPPKRPKANESMNIMEESLQLWTVSGESCPEGTVPIRRTTEKDVLRSNSLTRFGRKIRRGVRHDTSSNDHEHAVAFVNGEQYYGAKASINVWTPRVTDQYEFSLSQLWVISGSFGNDLNTIEAGWQVSPELYGDNYPRFFTYWTTDAYQATGCYNLLCSGFVQINNRIAMGAAISPRSSVNGRQFDIGIMIWKDPKHGHWWLEFGSGLLVGYWPDFLFSHLRGHASMVQFGGEVVNSRSMGYHTSTQMGSGHFADEGFGKASYFRNLQVVDWDNNLIPLSNLHLLADHPNCYDIRAGKNNVWGNYFYYGGPGRSSRCP; from the exons ATGAATACTTCTTCTTCAATCATTTTCAAATTTGTTGctttccttgttattttttcttcatttagtACTCATGTTTTGTCTACTCTCCAAGCAAATCAAACATTCAGGCCAAAGGAAGAATTGTTGAAACTCAAGAAAATAAAGGGTTATCTCAAGAAAATCAACAAGCGTCCTGTCAGAACGATTAAG AGTCCAGATGGGGATTTAATAGATTGTGTTTTATCTCATCTTCAACCAGCTTTTGATCATCCTCAACTTAAAGGAATGAAGCCATTG GAACCTCCAAAGAGGCCTAAAGCTAATGAATCAATGAATATAATGGAAGAAAGTTTACAACTTTGGACAGTATCTGGAGAATCATGCCCAGAAGGAACTGTTCCTATTAGAAGAACAACAGAGAAAGATGTATTGAGAAGTAATTCATTAACAAGATTTGGTAGAAAAATTAGAAGAGGTGTTAGACATGACACATCAAGCAATGACCATGag CATGCAGTAGCATTTGTGAATGGAGAACAATATTATGGAGCAAAAGCAAGTATTAATGTATGGACACCAAGAGTTACAGATCAATATGAATTCAGTCTGTCACAACTATGGGTCATTTCTGGTTCATTTGGTAATGATCTTAATACCATTGAAGCTGGTTGGCAG GTCAGCCCGGAATTATACGGAGACAACTATCCTAGGTTCTTTACTTATTGGACG ACGGATGCATACCAAGCTACAGGATGTTACAACTTATTATGCTCAGGTTttgttcaaataaataataggaTTGCTATGGGAGCTGCAATATCTCCAAGATCATCAGTTAATGGTAGACAATTTGATATTGGCATAATGATATGGaag GATCCAAAGCATGGACACTGGTGGCTAGAATTCGGGTCGGGTCTATTAGTCGGATACTGGCCAGATTTCTTGTTTAGCCATTTAAGAGGACATGCAAGTATGGTACAATTTGGAGGTGAAGTAGTGAATTCAAGATCAATGGGATATCACACTTCAACACAAATGGGAAGTGGACATTTTGCTGATGAAGGATTTGGAAAAGCttcttattttagaaatttgCAAGTTGTTGATTGGGATAATAACTTGATTCCTTTGTCAAATCTTCATCTATTAGCTGACCATCCAAATTGCTATGATATTAGAGCTGGAAAAAACAATGTTTGGggtaattatttttactatggTGGTCCTGGAAGAAGTTCAAGGTGTCCATAa
- the LOC107012385 gene encoding plant UBX domain-containing protein 10-like yields the protein MSFSSGRSTGQSYNGIVRRMVSLPRSIMGGFSRVMDQGMDLMRIGGRRNHQEQLPHPNFPYQHPYEFPFQDPFDFPPSMVQEEWAFLNNFEQEYGTQHPFFYACKFMDALKIAKDEHKFLFVYFHSPQHPFTPSFCSETLCCDLVVQFLDANYVCWGALADRGEGLQMATSLRASSFPFCALVAPAPGDSIAVLQQLEGPVSPAELVEILQRTMEEQGLAFGSGRVREQENLRADRRLREEQDVAYIASLQIDEEKEKLKNIMPSQRNSKPEHAPNKSNQEKPKPNPTQIQSSKQKEATSTIATTQNPPLSQSSKKKDSIFAKVTMQNPKQSHSSMKKESTNATAGKKTQMTQIAIRFPNGERREQSFSSTDNIQAIFRYVDSLGLPGVGNYRLISNFPRKVYGVDQMGVTLKDAGLHPKASLFLELL from the exons ATGTCTTTTTCAAGTGGAAGATCAACAGGACAATCTTATAATGGGATTGTTAGAAGAATGGTGAGTCTTCCTCGTAGTATAATGGGAGGATTTTCAAGAGTAATGGATCAAGGAATGGACTTAAtgagaattggaggaagaagaaATCATCAAGAACAATTACCTCATCCTAATTTTCCTTATCAACACCCTTATGAATTCCCTTTTCAAGATCCATTTGATTTTCCTCCTTCAATGGTCCAAGAAGAATGGGCATTTTTGAACAATTTTGAGCAAGAATATGGAACTCAACATCCATTTTTCTATGCTTGTAAGTTTATGGATGCACTAAAGATAGCAAAGGATGAGCATAAGTTCTTGTTTGTGTACTTTCACTCTCCACAACACCCTTTTACCCCTTCTTTCTGCAGTGAGACTTTGTGTTGTGATCTTGTGGTGCAGTTTCTTGATGCAAATTATGTTTGTTGGGGTGCACTTGCTGATAGAGGAGAGGGTTTGCAGATGGCTACAAGTCTAAGGGCTTCAAGTTTCCCTTTTTGTGCCCTTGTAGCTCCTGCTCCTGGAGATAGCATAGCTGTGCTGCAACAG TTGGAAGGTCCAGTTTCTCCAGCTGAATTAGTGGagatattacaaagaacaatggAAGAACAAGGATTGGCTTTTGGCAGTGGAAGGGTCAGAGAACAAGAAAATTTAAGGGCGGATCGTCGACTAAGGGAAGAACAAGATGTAGCTTACATTGCATCTCTTCAGATTGATGAG GAGaaagaaaaactcaagaacATAATGCCCTCGCAGCGGAATTCAAAACCAGAACATGCTccaaataaatcaaatcaagaGAAACCTAAACCAAATCCAACACAGATCCAATCTAGTAAGCAAAAAGAAGCTACTTCTACCATAGCAACTACGCAAAATCCGCCACTATCCCAGTCTAGCAAGAAAAAAGATTCTATCTTTGCCAAAGTAACTATGCAAAATCCTAAACAATCCCATTCTAGTATGAAGAAAGAGTCTACCAATGCAACTGCaggaaaaaaaactcaaatgaCTCAG ATTGCAATTCGATTTCCAAATGGTGAGAGGAGGGAGCAGAGCTTCTCATCGACAGATAACATTCAAGCAATATTTAGGTACGTCGATTCACTAGGATTGCCTGGAGTTGGAAATTACAGACTGATATCAAACTTTCCAAGGAAAGTGTATGGTGTGGATCAAATGGGAGTAACACTCAAAGATGCAGGCCTTCATCCTAAAGCAAGTCTCTTCTTAGAGCTTCTTTGA
- the LOC107015345 gene encoding motile sperm domain-containing protein 2 has protein sequence MSFQLVLRPPLLGRHLVKATPIVATGYSRLRVRNCLNLDPHKSQKLVLDVKERLKREYADLPVGRNGRDDEEMILWFLKDRKFSVDDAVSKLHKAIGWRHEFGVSDLSEESVKNSAETGKAYVHDSFDVNGRPVLIVDASKHFPQKQDPDEDEKLCVFLIEKALSRLPAGKQDILGIFDLRGFGTENADLKFLSFLFDVFYDYYPRRVGQVLFVDAPFVFKPLWQLVKPMLKQYASLVRFCSAKEVREEYFTEDTLPASFRK, from the exons ATGTCATTCCAGTTGGTTCTTAGACCTCCATTACTAGGTCGTCATCTTGTCAAAGCTACACCGATTGTTGCCACTGGATATAGCAGATTACGTGTTCGGAATTGCCTCAATCTGGACCCTCACAAATCGCAAAAG TTAGTGTTGGATGTAAAGGAGAGACTTAAAAGGGAATATGCAGATCTCCCTGTTGGAAGAAATGGAAGAGACGATGAGGAGATGATTCTATGGTTCTTGAAGGATCGTAAATTCTCAGTTGATGATGCTGTTTCCAAGCTGCATAAAGCCATT GGATGGCGTCATGAATTTGGTGTATCAGACTTGTCAGAAGAGTCAGTTAAAAATAGTGCTGAAACTGGAAAAGCATATGTGCATGACAGTTTTGATGTCAATGGAAGACCAGTCTTGATAGTGGACGCATCAAAGCATTTTCCTCAG AAGCAGGATCCTGATGAAGATGAGAAGTTATGTGTCTTTCTAATTGAGAAGGCATTGAGTAGACTTCCTGCTGGCAAACAAGATATACTTGGTATATTCGATCTGAGAGGGTTTGGAACAGAGAATGCAGATCTTAAGTTCCTTTCTTTTTTG TTTGATGTATTCTACGACTATTATCCAAGACGAGTGGGTCAGGTTCTTTTTGTTGACGCTCCTTTTGTGTTCAAACCACTGTGGCAGCTTGTCAAACCCATGCTCAAGCAATACGCTTCATTG GTGAGATTTTGCTCAGCAAAGGAGGTCAGGGAGGAGTATTTTACAGAAGACACACTCCCAGCTAGCTTTAGAAAATGA